CCTGGCCGCGCAGACATTCGCATGGTCCGAGAATGCGGAGCGCGTGATCGATACCCCCCTGCCGACAAAAGTGGCCGATATCTGGACACTGGTTCACCCCGATGACCGTGCCGCTCTGCAGGAGGTGCTGGAGCGGATGATTGAAAGCGGCGGCGAGTTCAGGGTCGAGTACCGGATTCTCACCCCTCCATCGGACAGGGAGATCTGGCTTCTCTCGGCCGGCGTGGCGATTGCGGGTGCTAATGGCAGGCCCGCGCGCCTGGTCGGCATATCGCAGAATATCACCGAGCGCAAGAAGGCGGAGGAGGACCTGCAGGAGCGCGAGGAGCAGCTACGGAACCTGATCGAGAGTTCCGGCGACGGTATCGTTCTCACCGACGAGACGGGGCGGATCACCACCTGGAACCGGGGCATGGAGGCGATCACCACCCTTGCCGCCAGCGATATCCTGGGGAGGCCGGCCTGGGAGATCCAGGCAGAGATCGTGGATGCGGACTGGGCGGGGCCGGATTATCGGAAGCGGTATCGGGCGGTATGGGACAGGGTGCTGAAGGAGGGGGCCTATCCGCACTACAACCGCCTCCTGGACGTGCAGATCCGCACCCCGAACGGAGAGGTGCGGTATCTCCAGCAGAGCCTCTTCACCATTCCCACCCGCCGGGGATACCGCGTCGGGTGCATCATGCGCGACGTCACCGAGAGGAGGCGGGAAGAGCGGGAAAAAGAGATGCTGCTCCAGCGCATCGAGGCAGAGCGTTCGATTCTGCGATCCGTGCTCGAACAGATGCCGGAAGCGGTGATGATCGCCGAAGCCCCGTCCGGCAGGATTATCCTGGACAACAAGCAGCTGCTGCAGATATGCCGCTTGCCCGTTGACCTGGATATCGACGTTGCAAAGGCGCCCTCCTGGAGCGCCTACGGCTACCATCCCGACGGCAGACCCTACGGCATCGAGGAGTGGCCGCTCTTCCGCGCCCTGCACCGAGGTGAGGTGATCGTCGACGAGGAGATCAGGGTGCGGCGCGGTGATGAAACCTGGGGCTGCATCAGCGTCCGTGCAGCGCCAATCCGCGATGCAGGCGGTGCCATCCAGGGCGCTGTCGTTCTCGCGGCCGATATCACCAGGAGAAAGAGAGCCGAAGAACTGCTGGAAGAGCGCTCCCGGGATCTCCAGCGATCGAACGAGGATCTGGAGCGGTTCGCCTATGCCGTCTCCCACGACCTGCTGGAGCCGGTGCGCATGATCACCAGTTACGCCCAGCTCCTCGCCCGCCGCTACAGAGGGAAGCTGGATGCGGATGCCGACGAGTTCGTCGGGTTCATCGAGCAGGGCGGGCGGCGGATGCACGACCTGATCACCGACCTGCTGGCATACTCCCGGGTATCGACCCGCCAGCAGCCCCTGGTGCCCACGGATACAGAAACCGTCCTCGCCGAAGTGCAACAGAACCTCCAGTTCACCCTCCAGGAGGCAGGAGCCGAGGTGACGCACGATCCCCTCCCCGCGGTGCTGGCCGACCCGACCCAGCTCCGCCAGGTCTTCCAGAACCTGATCGCGAACGCCGTCAAGTTCCGGAGGGAGGGCGTGCCGCCGCGGGTCCACGTTGCGGCAGAGAGGGATGGCGGCATGGTGCGGTTCAGCGTCGCCGACAACGGCATCGGGATCGACCCCCAGTACTTCGACCAGATCTTCGTCGTCTTCCGGCGGCTGCACGCCCAGATGGAGTACGAGGGGACCGGCATCGGGCTCGCCATCGTCAAACGCATCGTGGAGCGGCACGGCGGGCGGATCTGGGTCGAGTCCGAGCCGGGGAGGGGATCTACGTTCTTCTTCACGCTGCCCGCGGTGCAGGAAGCGGGCCCGGGGGATAGAGAGCCCGGATGAGACCGATCGCGATCCTCCTGGTAGAGGATAACCCGGCGGATATCAAACTGACCGAGGAGGCGCACCGCGAAGTAGCGGTGCCGGGCCAGCTCACGGTCGTGCAGGACGGCGTAGAAGCGATGGCGTTCCTTCAACGGGAGGGCCGTAGGTTTCGGCCCCGACGCCCGACCGGGATCTGAACCCCGCCCCGCATGAGCGGAATCGAGTTCCTGGACGCGATCTTTTCCGACAGCCGCCTCCAGCAGATCCCGATCGTGGTGCTGACGGGATCGGTGGATCGGGAGGAGCGGGCAGAGCCTGCGAGGCGGCCGATCCTCCGGCATATCATCGAACCCCCGGATATCGACGAGTACTTCACGGCGATCCAGTCGGTCCTGACAGATCTCTCGATACTCCGGAGGTAAAGGGCCGGAGATGGGCGAATTTCATCGCCGGCTTGCGCTGGGCATGCTCGCAGCTGACCCACGGGGATGGGACGGCCACGCGGGGAGTCGCTTCTATCGGGACCGCTGTGGCCGAGGCGATGACGGGGGCATGGTCGACCTGCATCTCACTCCGGCACCGGCCCTGCATTCCGTCGGGGGTGGAAAGGAGACTATGGATCCTCCCCGCACGGCGGGGCCACGGCTCCCATGCGGCATGGCAATGCGATTGGAGGCATATAGAACCCAATAAGCCTTTCTTTCACTTATTAAATGCCTTTAATGGAGTTTTTATCCAAACGAAACATTTCAATACCTATATCGATCGAATGGACAATTTAATTGCAGCCGTACTCCCTCGATGGAGACTCCGCCATGGCGATACCCGAAGCCCAGATCGATGCCATCCGCCGGCGGCTGCTGGACCTCACCCAGCGCAACCGCCTCCTGAACTACCGCCCCTCGAAGGCGCGCACCATACCCGTGGTAGACGAGAATCCCCGGGAGGTGTACGACATCCTGGTGCTGCGGGAGAAGGCGATGCGGTTCCACCCGCGGGAGAGAGGGGAGCCAGCCGCCGATGCAGCGGCTGCCGGGACCGGGAAGGGCGCGGGGGAAGCCTCTACCGCCCCGGCGGAGGACGAGGAGCCCTGGCAGGCGATCGCAGAGGGGGATACGCCGCCGCACCAGACCGACACGCTTCTCGAGACGCCGCTCTCCGCCGACATCCTTCGGGAGCGGCTCTTCACCGTTCACAACCAGGCGAGAACAGCCCTCGAAGAGCAGGGCTACAGTATCCTCTACCTCGCCCTGGGATTCCTGGAGTACACCGATACCGCCGGCACCGTCCGCTCCGCCCGGGCTCCCGTGCTGCTCGTCCCCGTCGAGCTGGAGCGCATCCGCGCGGGCGGGACGTATACGCTCCGCTGGACGGGGGAGGAGATCCTCATGAACCTCTCCCTGGCAGAGCGGCTCAGGGAGCTGGATGTGCTCCTGCCCGAGTTCGAGATGCCGGAGGAGAAGGCAGGCATCGACGCCTACCTGACCGCCGTGCGGGACGCGATCGTGCACAAACCCTCCTGGAGGCTGCTCGCCGGGATCTGCCTGGACTTCTTCAGCTTCACCAAGTTCGTCATGTTCCGCGACCTGGACCCGCAGACCTGGCCCGAAGGGCGGTCCCCGGCCGACCACCCCCTGCTGAACGCCGTCCTGAACCCCTCCGAAGAGTACGATGCCGCGGACGAGTTCGACGAGAAAACGGTGGACGAGCGGCTTCCGGGGCACGCGGTCTTCCACGTGGTGGACGCCGACTCGTCCCAGATCGCCGTCATCGAAGCGGTGAACCGCGGGGCGAACCTGGTGGTGGAGGGGCCGCCGGGGACGGGCAAGTCCCAGACCATCACCAACGTCATCGCCGAGAGCCTCGCCCGGGGAAAGAGCGTCCTCTTCGTGAGCGAGAAGATGGCGGCGCTGCAGGTGGTGAAGAGCCGCCTGGACCGCGCCGGCCTGGGGGAGTTCTGCCTGGAGCTGCACAGCCGCAAGACGAACAAGCGGAAGGTGCTCGAGGAGCTGCGCCGCACCCTGGAGACCGATCTTCTGCGCGAGGAGTCCTTCGAGGCCGAGATCGCGCGGCTGGAAGGACTCAAAGAGGAGTTGAACAGCTACGTGCGGGCGCTGGCCGAACCGATCGGCGGGCGGGGACTCTCGCCGTTCCAGGCCTTCTGCCTGCATGAACGGGCGCGGCAGCAATTCGAGCGGGCAGGAAGGAGCATGGCACGGATCTCCCTGGCGGATCCGGAGCGCATGGCGCCGCCCGAATGGGACGCCGCGGTCGCCGCCCTGGAGGGGCTGCAGGGCATCCTGCCCCTCGTCCGCCCTATCCAGGAGAACCCCTGGCGGGGCTGCACCCCGGGGCTGATCCTACCCCCGGACCTGGACCGCCTGCGGGATCTGCTGGAAGAGAGCGCGGGCGAGATAGAGCGGATCCGGGAGGCGGCGGCGCTCCTGGCCGAACTGTCGGGCTGCGCCGTGCCCTCGACACCGGGGGATCTTGCACGGGCGCGCACGGCCGCCGCCCTCGTCGCCTCGGCGCCGCCGCTCGAGCGGGACGTCATTCTGCACCCGGCCTGGAGGAGCCCGCCCGATTCGGTGGAGCCGCTCATGGCGCTGGTCCGGCGGTACCGGGAGGAGCGCGATGCAGTCCTGGCACGGTTCCGCCCGGAGATCCTGGATCGGGACGTGGATGCCCTGCTGGCCGAGTACCGGGCCCAGTCGTCTGCGTTCCTGAAGACGCTGCGATCGGGCTACCGTGCGGTCCGGCGGGAGGTGGGCAGCCTCTACGCCGGTGCCGTCCCCTCAGACGACGCCCGTATTCTGGCGGACCTGGCGGCGGCATCGGAGTGCCGCCGGCTGCGGGATGCGGTGCGGCAGGCGGAGCCGCAGGGGAGGGCCTTCTTTGGCGCCCTGTGGATGGAGGAGGAGAGCGACTGTGCCAGTCTGCAGGCATTCGCCGACTGGATGGCAAAATTCCGGCTCCAGCTGGCGCAGGGCGTGCTCACGCCCCGGGCGATCGGCATCCTCTACAGCGGGGTGCCGCGGGGAGAGATAGAGGGCTGCTCCCGCCTGCTGGGCCAGGCGGAGGAGCGGCTCGCCGCCGCGCTGGATGCCCTCTTCGGTACGCTGGGAACGGACGCGGAGCGCAGTCTCGGGACGCCCTGCGAGCGGGCGGCGTTCGCGGACCTCGAGTCCCGGATCCGTTCGTGGATATCCCGCCTTGACGACCTGCCGCGCTGGTCGCAGTACGTCGCATTCCGGGAGGAGGCCCTGGCCACTCCCGCCGCACCCCTCGTGGGGGCGGTCGAGGAGGATGGCATCGAGCCCGACGATCTGGTCCCGACGTTCGAAGGCAGCTACGCCGAAGGGCTGCTGAAGGCGGCATTCACCGAGAGGCCGCTCCTCGCGCAGTTCGTCGGGGAGCGGCACGAGAACCGCATCCGGCGGTTCGCGGCGTCGGATCAGGAGAGCCTCCACTGGAACCAGTGCCGCGCCATGCTCCGCCTCTACCGCAGCCGCCCCCGGATCTGCGGCGGGGCCTCGAAGGAATCCGAGGCGGGGATCCTGCTGCGGGAGTTCAACCGCAAACGGGGGCACATGCCCATCCGCCGTCTGATGAGCCGGGCCGGAGGGCTCATCCAGAAGATCAAACCCTGTTTCATGATGAGCCCGCTCTCGATCGCCCAGTTCCTGGACCCGCGATCGGTCTGCTTCGACCTCATCGTCTTCGACGAGGCCAGCCAGGTCCGTCCCGAGGATGCCCTGGGGGCGTTCCTGCGGGGGCGGCAGGTCGTCGTCATGGGGGACTCGCGCCAGCTGCCGCCGACCGCCTTCTTCGACCGCCTGGTAGAAGACGAAGAGGACGACGGGGCGGACGAGATCGCCGAGAGCATCCTCAACCTCTGCCGGCGGAGTTTTCCCCGCAAGATGCTCCGCTGGCACTACCGCAGCCGCCACGAGTCGCTCATCGCCGTCTCGAACCGGGAGTTCTACGACAACCGTCTCTACGTCTACCCGTCGGCAGTGGACCGGGCGGAGCACCTGGGGCTGCACCTCGTCCATCTGCCGCAGACCGTCTACGACCGGGGGCGGAGCTCCGCCAACCGCGGGGAAGCCCGGGCGGTAGCGGAGGCGGTGCTGGACCACTACCGCACCCGTCCGGGAAAGAGCCTCATGGTGGGCACCTTCAACGTCCGACAGCAGACCGCGATCCGCGAAGAGGTGGAGCGGCTGCTGCGGCAGAACCCGCAGGTCGAGGACGCGATGAAGGGCATCGAGCCCTTCGACGTCAAGAACCTGGAGACGATCCAGGGCGACGAGCGCGACGTGGTCTTTATCAGCGTCGGGTTCGGCTTCGACGAGCGGGGGAAGCTCTCCCTCAACTTCGGGCCCCTCAACCAGGCGGGCGGGGAGCGGCGCCTGAACGTGCTCATCACCCGGGCCCGCGAGAAGTGCGTGGTCTTCTCCAACTTCCGCGGGCGGGACCTCGCTCTGGACGAGAACGCACCCACAGGGCTGCAGGTCCTGAAGCAGTTCCTGGAGTATGCCGAGACGGGCTCGCTGGCCCCGTACGGGGATACCGGGGCGGATGGAGAGACCCCCCTGGAGACGTCCGTGTACGAGTTCCTGTTCGAGAACGGCCACACCCTGCGGAAACAGGTGGGCTGCGCCGGCTTCCGCGTGGACCTGGCGGTCGTCGATCCCGACTCCCCCGGGACCTACCTCCTCGGGATCGTGTGCGACGGCGCACGCTACCACACGTCCCGGGTGGCCCGCGACCGCGACCGCCTGCGGCAGCAGATCCTGGAGGGGCTGGGCTGGCGGATCCACCGCGTCTGGTCCCCCGACTGGTACCGCAACCGGAAGGAGTGCGAGAGGAGATTGCTGGAGGCGATCGAGGCGGCGAAGCAACAGAAAGAGCACCCGCCCGAGCGATCCCCGGAACCGGCCGCCCTGCCCCCGCCCGCCATGACGATGAGGAGCGGCATGCCGGAAACCGGAACGATGGAGGAGAGCGTCCCCCCCTATACGATCTGCGACGATCCGGGGCTGAGCCCTTCGGAAGATATCGTGTCCATTCCCGAGGGCGATCTGGTCCGGGCGGTCGGGAGGATCGCGGAGGTGGAGGGGCCGGTGCACGTGGAGACCGCGATCCAGCGCATCCGCACCGCCTGCGGCACGAAAAGGCTCGGGAAGAAGGCCCGGGATGCGGTGCTGGCGGCGATAGCGCGAGCGGAGGCGGAGGGCGCCGTGCGGCTGCGGGGAGAGTTCCTCTGGCCGCCAACCGGCCCGAATGCGCTGCTGCGGCGGCGGGACGCCGCCACGGGGATCAAACTCTACCAGATCTGCGACGAGGAGATTCGGGCGGGGATCGAACTGGTGCTGCAGCATCAGTTCGCCACGGCGGAGGAGGACCTGATCGCCCGCACGGCGAAGCTGCTCGGCATCCGCTCGGTCCGGAACGGCGTCGCGGAGCGGATGGAGGCGGTGATCGGGTCGATGGTCAAGGAGGGTGTGCTGGAGAAGGGGCAAAACGGCACGATCCAGCGTGCAGCCCCCGAACCGCCGGCGCCGCCTGCCGCGGAGAACACCCCCGATCGCCGCGATAGCGATGACGGGATCAGGCCGTGAGCGGACCGCCTTCCTCGATCACCCTGGATACGGACGGTGTACTCCGCGATCGGAATCTTCCTGCCCGAGCGTTCCAGGGCTCGTCGCAGGACGTAGTTCACCCCGTGGCAGCAGGGCACCTCCATGTGCAGCACCGTGATCGAACGGATGGTATGGAGGATGAAGATGTCCGCCAGTCTCTCGACGTAATCCTCGATGTCCTCGTCCAGTTTCGGGCAGAAGACGATCGCGATCCGCCCCCGCAGGAAGTCGCGGTGGAAGTCCGCGTAGGCGGAGGGTACGCAGTCCGCGGCGACGGGGAGATCCGCGTCTCGATGCAGGGGGCGGCCGGGTTCGGTAGCCGCAGCTGCACGGGCCACTGCCGCAGTTCCGATGCTGCGGGCCGCCGGGCCCGGGCACTCCGCCGCGGGAGCCGGACGATGCCGGGAGCCGCCCGCATGCCGCGGGGAGCCCGTCAGGCGCTCTCTTTCTCCTTCGGGGTGATGATATACTCCTCGATGAGCTGATACGGCTTGTGGTCTACCGACATCTCGTTCTTCCAGTGCACGGAGTGCGGGTCAGAGGCATCCCAGGTGAACCGCAGCTTCACGGGCGAGTCTCCCATCGACTCCATGATCAGGGCATCCCCCTCGATTCTGCCATGGAACATGAACGAAGCGCCGTTGCTGTCGACGCCCACCGCCCGATACTCGCGGGCGCGCGGATCCCACCCGGCGACCCAGTGCGCCTTCCAGGTCAGAATTTTCTTCCCCCCCACGAACTGGTCCTGTTCGAAATGGCAGGAGAGCCAGAGGCCGTCGATGATCCACGCGCAGGTCGCACGCCCGCTCGCTGCCATCTCCGGCGATCCCGCCCCCATCCCGCCGGCCTTCACGGTCCCCGTCCAGGTGCCATCCCCGTGGAACCGCTCCAGCGCCCGGGTCTCGGGAGTGGGTTCGAGTATCGCCGGGGCCCAGGGCGCACTGGTCCCGCGTTCCGTATCGTCTGAACTATCGGTCATACGGCAGAGCATGAGTGAGGGATGGCGTATTAACAGTTGCCGACGATGGGTGCGGTCTCACGAATCCGGCCGGCACGGCAGAGATAGTCTATCGCATGAATCCGACTCCCCGGGATATCTTCGGGGAGCGGCGATAACAGCCTCCGGGGATCATTTGTCTGATAAGACCTGCAGATGTTCAGGTTCTCTTTTTACTCATGCACCCATGGAGGGTGCGACCAGCGGTAGACGTATCCATCGCTCGTCCCCGCATAATTTCAACCCACGCACCCGTGAAGGGTGCGACGGGCAACCCTCATCGGGACGAACCTTATTGGGGCATTTCAACCCACGCACCCGTGAAGGGTGCGACAACCCTGCCTGGATGTTGAGCTTCTCCGCCATGTAATTTCAACCCACGCACCCGTGAAGGGTGCGACAAGAGGAAGGCGGAATATAAGCCGAAACCGAAAACATTTCAACCCACGCACCCGTGAAGGGTGCGACTGCCGTACGTCGCGAGACTCAGCTG
This genomic interval from Methanomicrobiales archaeon contains the following:
- a CDS encoding PAS domain S-box protein, with the translated sequence MPAPPGTPERQRASRHEIPADGEQFVRERAQQLQNENAALRRELEALRESRERYRSLVEQSPDAVFVHDLEGQLLYANPTALRLTGVQDIRELEGRSAFAALPAEGVGVARAGIQALMRGESLPPIAMPVQLPDGSRIFVEAMAAMIEYGGRAAVQVVLRDVTERKKAEEDLRESEARLRLATESAGMFGWEIDLAAQTFAWSENAERVIDTPLPTKVADIWTLVHPDDRAALQEVLERMIESGGEFRVEYRILTPPSDREIWLLSAGVAIAGANGRPARLVGISQNITERKKAEEDLQEREEQLRNLIESSGDGIVLTDETGRITTWNRGMEAITTLAASDILGRPAWEIQAEIVDADWAGPDYRKRYRAVWDRVLKEGAYPHYNRLLDVQIRTPNGEVRYLQQSLFTIPTRRGYRVGCIMRDVTERRREEREKEMLLQRIEAERSILRSVLEQMPEAVMIAEAPSGRIILDNKQLLQICRLPVDLDIDVAKAPSWSAYGYHPDGRPYGIEEWPLFRALHRGEVIVDEEIRVRRGDETWGCISVRAAPIRDAGGAIQGAVVLAADITRRKRAEELLEERSRDLQRSNEDLERFAYAVSHDLLEPVRMITSYAQLLARRYRGKLDADADEFVGFIEQGGRRMHDLITDLLAYSRVSTRQQPLVPTDTETVLAEVQQNLQFTLQEAGAEVTHDPLPAVLADPTQLRQVFQNLIANAVKFRREGVPPRVHVAAERDGGMVRFSVADNGIGIDPQYFDQIFVVFRRLHAQMEYEGTGIGLAIVKRIVERHGGRIWVESEPGRGSTFFFTLPAVQEAGPGDREPG
- a CDS encoding DUF3320 domain-containing protein; amino-acid sequence: MQPYSLDGDSAMAIPEAQIDAIRRRLLDLTQRNRLLNYRPSKARTIPVVDENPREVYDILVLREKAMRFHPRERGEPAADAAAAGTGKGAGEASTAPAEDEEPWQAIAEGDTPPHQTDTLLETPLSADILRERLFTVHNQARTALEEQGYSILYLALGFLEYTDTAGTVRSARAPVLLVPVELERIRAGGTYTLRWTGEEILMNLSLAERLRELDVLLPEFEMPEEKAGIDAYLTAVRDAIVHKPSWRLLAGICLDFFSFTKFVMFRDLDPQTWPEGRSPADHPLLNAVLNPSEEYDAADEFDEKTVDERLPGHAVFHVVDADSSQIAVIEAVNRGANLVVEGPPGTGKSQTITNVIAESLARGKSVLFVSEKMAALQVVKSRLDRAGLGEFCLELHSRKTNKRKVLEELRRTLETDLLREESFEAEIARLEGLKEELNSYVRALAEPIGGRGLSPFQAFCLHERARQQFERAGRSMARISLADPERMAPPEWDAAVAALEGLQGILPLVRPIQENPWRGCTPGLILPPDLDRLRDLLEESAGEIERIREAAALLAELSGCAVPSTPGDLARARTAAALVASAPPLERDVILHPAWRSPPDSVEPLMALVRRYREERDAVLARFRPEILDRDVDALLAEYRAQSSAFLKTLRSGYRAVRREVGSLYAGAVPSDDARILADLAAASECRRLRDAVRQAEPQGRAFFGALWMEEESDCASLQAFADWMAKFRLQLAQGVLTPRAIGILYSGVPRGEIEGCSRLLGQAEERLAAALDALFGTLGTDAERSLGTPCERAAFADLESRIRSWISRLDDLPRWSQYVAFREEALATPAAPLVGAVEEDGIEPDDLVPTFEGSYAEGLLKAAFTERPLLAQFVGERHENRIRRFAASDQESLHWNQCRAMLRLYRSRPRICGGASKESEAGILLREFNRKRGHMPIRRLMSRAGGLIQKIKPCFMMSPLSIAQFLDPRSVCFDLIVFDEASQVRPEDALGAFLRGRQVVVMGDSRQLPPTAFFDRLVEDEEDDGADEIAESILNLCRRSFPRKMLRWHYRSRHESLIAVSNREFYDNRLYVYPSAVDRAEHLGLHLVHLPQTVYDRGRSSANRGEARAVAEAVLDHYRTRPGKSLMVGTFNVRQQTAIREEVERLLRQNPQVEDAMKGIEPFDVKNLETIQGDERDVVFISVGFGFDERGKLSLNFGPLNQAGGERRLNVLITRAREKCVVFSNFRGRDLALDENAPTGLQVLKQFLEYAETGSLAPYGDTGADGETPLETSVYEFLFENGHTLRKQVGCAGFRVDLAVVDPDSPGTYLLGIVCDGARYHTSRVARDRDRLRQQILEGLGWRIHRVWSPDWYRNRKECERRLLEAIEAAKQQKEHPPERSPEPAALPPPAMTMRSGMPETGTMEESVPPYTICDDPGLSPSEDIVSIPEGDLVRAVGRIAEVEGPVHVETAIQRIRTACGTKRLGKKARDAVLAAIARAEAEGAVRLRGEFLWPPTGPNALLRRRDAATGIKLYQICDEEIRAGIELVLQHQFATAEEDLIARTAKLLGIRSVRNGVAERMEAVIGSMVKEGVLEKGQNGTIQRAAPEPPAPPAAENTPDRRDSDDGIRP
- a CDS encoding DUF1579 family protein; amino-acid sequence: MTDSSDDTERGTSAPWAPAILEPTPETRALERFHGDGTWTGTVKAGGMGAGSPEMAASGRATCAWIIDGLWLSCHFEQDQFVGGKKILTWKAHWVAGWDPRAREYRAVGVDSNGASFMFHGRIEGDALIMESMGDSPVKLRFTWDASDPHSVHWKNEMSVDHKPYQLIEEYIITPKEKESA